Proteins encoded together in one Cicer arietinum cultivar CDC Frontier isolate Library 1 chromosome 4, Cicar.CDCFrontier_v2.0, whole genome shotgun sequence window:
- the LOC101494582 gene encoding probable ribose-5-phosphate isomerase 2, producing MAIPYPHFISSEKAAIEAGLLIPSSPSSSVSVILTQDDLKKIAAYKAVEYVESGMVLGLGTGSTAKHAVDRIAELLRQGKLKNIVGIPTSMKTHEQAVSLGIPLSDLDSHPVIDLAIDGADEVDPYLNLVKGRGGSLLREKMVESVCKKFVVIVDESKLVNYLGGSGLAMPVEIIRFCWKFTAVRLQKLFQESGCVAKLRTFGEKEEPFVTDNGNYIVDLYFEKSIGDLKVASDAILHIAGVVEHGMFLDMATTVIVAGELGLTVKNK from the coding sequence ATGGCCATTCCCTACCCCCATTTCATCTCCTCCGAGAAAGCCGCCATTGAAGCCGGACTTCTCATACCTTCTTCACCCTCTTCCTCCGTCTCCGTCATCCTCACCCAAGACGATTTAAAGAAAATCGCCGCTTACAAAGCCGTCGAATATGTCGAATCCGGCATGGTCCTCGGCCTCGGAACCGGCTCAACTGCCAAACACGCCGTCGACCGTATCGCCGAGCTTCTCCGTCAAGGAAAACTCAAAAACATCGTCGGTATACCCACTTCAATGAAAACACACGAACAAGCCGTGTCGCTAGGGATTCCCCTCTCCGATCTCGATTCTCACCCTGTAATTGATCTCGCCATTGACGGTGCTGATGAAGTTGATCCTTATCTCAACTTGGTTAAAGGACGCGGTGGGTCCCTTCTAAGAGAAAAAATGGTGGAAAGTGTTTGCAAGAAATTCGTTGTTATCGTTGATGAGTCAAAATTGGTTAACTATTTGGGTGGCAGTGGTTTAGCTATGCCTGTTGAAATTATTAGGTTTTGTTGGAAATTCACTGCTGTTAGGCTTCAAAAACTGTTTCAGGAATCTGGTTGTGTTGCAAAGTTAAGAACTTTTGGTGAAAAGGAAGAACCTTTTGTTACTGATAATGGGAACTATATTGTTGATTTGTATTTCGAGAAGAGTATTGGTGATTTGAAGGTTGCAAGTGATGCAATTCTGCATATTGCTGGTGTTGTGGAGCATGGAATGTTTTTGGATATGGCTACTACTGTTATTGTTGCAGGTGAACTTGGGTTAACAGTGAAGAATAAGTAG
- the LOC101495223 gene encoding uncharacterized protein, translating into MKAISFNGFSLLLLLFVFLLSLSSISALSPTGSINHSIKFIIGGGEGNLGSWQNEATKVAPAPGPQTDNTLILAANRTKRPDILRGFHRYRGGWDIADQHYWASVGFTGATGFILAVLWFISFGLALLIHVCCGWGINIKDKGSDRSQRICLILLLIFTFAASTGCILLSVGQDKFHGEAMDTLHFFVNQSDYTVQTLRNVTEYLYLAKTIKVDQIFLPSDVLDDIDKLNVDLNTAADTLSEKTNENSIKIRRAFNVVRLALFVMAAVILLLALTGLVLSLLGYQHAILLFVITGWLLVATTFILCGVFMILNNTISDTCMAMGEWVENPHRESALSDILPCVDQRTTNKTLFQSKQVVTNIANLVNEVIYSTANTNPTQGAAGFYNQSGPSMPSLCYPFDTQLRERQCSNQEVSSANASTVWKNYECEVSESGICTTVGRVTPDIYLQIVAAANESYALEHYAPLLLSLQNCNFVRDAFTGITSSYCPPLKHYLKIINVGLGLISVGVLLCLVLWILYSNRPRRGEEFVKLSLKEKIRNRLNKSHNSTNVALSNAVSEV; encoded by the exons ATGAAGGCTATTTCCTTCAATGGGTTTTCGCTTTTGTTGCTCCTTTTCGTTTTTTTACTGTCTCTGAGCTCAATTTCAGCTTTATCTCCAACTGGGTCGATCAACCACTCCATCAAGTTTATCATAG GAGGAGGAGAAGGGAATTTGGGTTCTTGGCAAAACGAAGCTACAAAAGTGGCTCCAGCACCAGGGCCTCAAACTGATAATACTCTTATTTTGGCGGCAAATAGAACCAAAAGGCCTGACATTCTTCGAGGATTTCATCGGTATCGTGGTGGTTGGGATATTGCAGATCAGCATTATTGGGCT TCAGTTGGATTCACCGGTGCCACAGGTTTCATTCTTGCCGTCTTGTGGTTCATCTCATTTGGCTTGGCACTTTTGATTCATGTATGCTGTGGATGGGGGATTAACATCAAGGACAAAGGATCTGATCGTTCACAAAGGATTTGTCTGATATTACTTCTAATATTCACCTTTGCTGCATC GACTGGGTGCATCCTCCTTTCTGTCGGGCAGGATAAGTTCCACGGCGAGGCCATGGATACCCTCCATTTTTTCGTCAATCAATCAGATTACACGGTGCAGACTCTAAGAAATGTCACAGAATATCTCTACCTCGCAAAAACTATCAAGGTCGACCAGATATTTCTTCCATCTGATGTCCTGGATGATATCGATAAGTTGAACGTGGATCTAAATACTGCGGCCGATACACTTTCCGAGAAGACAAatgaaaattcaattaaaattagaaGAGCATTCAATGTTGT GCGCCTGGCTTTGTTTGTTATGGCAGCAGTGATTCTTCTCTTGGCTCTAACTGGACTAG tccTGTCTCTCCTTGGATATCAACATGCAATCCTCTT ATTTGTTATCACTGGATGGTTACTGGTTGCAACCACATTCATTCTTTGTGGAGTGTTCATGATCCTTAATAA TACAATTTCTGATACCTGCATGGCTATGGGAGAATGGGTAGAAAATCCACACAGAGAATCTGCTCTTAGCGACATACTTCCATGTGTCGATCAGAGAACAACAAACAAAACACTTTTTCAAAGTAAACAAGTAGTCACCAATATTGCAAATCTTGTCAATGAGGTCATCTATTCTACTGCAAACACAAACCCAACACAAGGCGCTGCTGGTTTTTACAATCAGTCTGGGCCTTCAATGCCGTCCCTATGTTATCCCTTTGACACCCAGCTTCGAGAACGCCAATGTTCAAACCAAGAAGTTTCTTCTGCCAATGCTTCAACG GTTTGGAAGAACTATGAATGTGAGGTATCTGAATCGGGTATTTGTACTACAGTTGGCAGGGTAACCCCAGATATTTACTTGCAAATAGTAGCTGCAGCTAACGAAAGCTATGCATTAGAACATTATGCTCCACTTTTACTTAGCCTTCAGAATTGCAATTTTGTCAGGGATGCATTCACTGGAATCACTTCAAGTTACTGTCCTCCATTAAAGCATTACCTTAAGATTATTAATGTAGGACTGGGCCTCATTTCAGTTGGTGTTCTTCTCTGCCTTGTTCTATGGATACTCTATTCAAACCGCCCCCGAAGGGGAGAAGAGTTTGTGAAGCtatctttaaaagaaaaaataaggaACAGATTAAACAAGAGCCACAATAGCACAAATGTAGCATTATCAAATGCAGTTAGTGAAGTATAG
- the LOC101495976 gene encoding putative fasciclin-like arabinogalactan protein 20, whose product MASFLILVSSLFIFFFFSFSFALPREAIFDAADVLSDSGFVSMSLTLEIVAETLLEQSPSATVFAPSDSAFKKSGQPSLDLLRFHFVMLPLPPQSFRRLPSGAKLPTMLTGQSLTVTTSPSDQSTSLNNIKIIGSPIYDDGFLLVYGIDRFFDPSFQYNGPNPKPNSNSNLNSSCTATNRTMNSSDSFDQVIGTLKSSGYSAMASFLGMQLSGDIDQNGITVFAPADEMVINRIGDFEDYPSFFRRHVVPCKFLWNDLVDFVDGSELPTFLEGFTINITRSGGVLVLNGVPVFFPDIFFNDRVVVHGVSDVLAVQVQDDTSAVVDTDFFSDDDQNVFDPGEF is encoded by the coding sequence ATGGCGTCGTTCCTCATTCTTGTTTCGTCATTgtttatcttctttttcttttctttctccttCGCTCTTCCACGGGAAGCCATATTCGACGCCGCAGATGTTCTCTCCGATTCAGGTTTCGTCTCCATGTCCCTCACACTCGAAATCGTAGCTGAAACTCTTCTCGAACAGTCACCTTCCGCCACCGTCTTCGCTCCTTCTGATTCCGCGTTCAAGAAATCCGGTCAACCGTCACTCGACCTTCTCCGCTTCCACTTCGTTATGTTACCGCTTCCGCCTCAGAGTTTCCGGCGACTTCCCTCCGGCGCCAAGCTTCCAACGATGCTCACCGGTCAGTCTCTAACCGTCACCACTTCTCCCTCCGATCAATCGACCTCTCTGAACAACATCAAAATAATTGGATCGCCGATCTACGACGACGGTTTTCTCCTAGTCTACGGAATCGACAGATTTTTCGATCCTAGTTTCCAGTACAACGGTCCAAATCCGAAACCTAATTCCAATTCCAATCTCAATTCCTCGTGTACAGCTACGAATCGCACTATGAACTCCTCCGATTCCTTTGATCAAGTCATCGGAACGCTAAAATCTAGCGGCTACTCAGCAATGGCCTCATTTCTCGGAATGCAACTCTCCGGTGACATAGACCAGAACGGAATCACGGTGTTCGCTCCAGCGGATGAGATGGTGATAAACCGTATCGGCGATTTCGAAGACTATCCTTCATTCTTCCGTCGCCACGTGGTGCCATGCAAGTTTCTTTGGAACGATCTAGTGGATTTCGTTGACGGTTCAGAGTTACCAACGTTCCTGGAAGGTTTCACCATTAACATAACAAGATCCGGTGGAGTTTTGGTTCTTAACGGCGTACCGGTTTTCTTTCCGGATATATTCTTCAATGATAGGGTTGTTGTTCACGGCGTTAGTGATGTTCTTGCTGTGCAAGTGCAAGACGATACTAGTGCAGTTGTGGATACTGATTTTTTCTCTGATGATGACCAGAATGTGTTTGATCCTGGTGAATTTTGA
- the LOC101494896 gene encoding exonuclease V, chloroplastic-like, whose translation MAGTFSKIPIEIVSSDEMASIDAALATAACSSVTPATCSSVTPAAAAVPVIHSPTSATRIRRISTSTQSVPAQAKRSLFTHSEPAIEDIGSFVSNRKKKSRADDTLLHRFRSKRGLFVTDITKTEWCEKQMEFSLFSEEWKNYEAKPDTAFVYGGGRRNSNPMKAGIDRHVQLEREVLEQVEVNVKSCEDYMALKLVNFINGVNQLLSDGLTRELPIISFDFAHGIWIVGKIDEIRMPKLKNDHNPVLVETKTRYRDTVPAEPQKRNGMIQLMCYKYLWDNLVAHANHDFPSKQLFDYFELNPRRTLCKDLQKACVDSGISALTLDDVVVCYQNMCKMLPPSNDQLVLRYESQRDQSLLEEEKFVYDDGWIKDEISVCLEFWLGWREASCVDEEEEWKCRFCDFVSECPAYTDDDSESTETHSEDDSSE comes from the coding sequence ATGGCAGGAACATTCTCCAAAATCCCAATTGAGATTGTAAGCAGTGATGAGATGGCTTCCATTGATGCTGCTTTAGCTACTGCAGCATGTTCTTCTGTCACTCCTGCAACATGTTCTTCTGTCACTCCTGCTGCTGCTGCTGTTCCTGTTATACACTCACCAACATCAGCCACTCGGATTCGCAGAATCAGCACATCGACTCAGTCAGTTCCAGCTCAAGCCAAGAGAAGCCTATTCACGCATTCCGAACCTGCCATAGAagatattggcagttttgtaaGCAATAGGAAGAAAAAGTCTAGAGCAGATGATACGTTACTGCACCGATTTAGAAGCAAGAGAGGCTTGTTTGTCACTGATATCACCAAGACAGAATGGTGTGAAAAGCAAATGgaattttctctcttttctgaAGAATGGAAGAACTATGAAGCCAAGCCAGATACAGCCTTTGTTTATGGAGGAGGAAGGAGGAATAGTAACCCGATGAAAGCTGGTATAGATCGGCATGTTCAGCTCGAACGAGAGGTTCTTGAACAGGTGGAAGTGAATGTAAAATCATGTGAAGATTATATGGCATTGAAGCTTGTTAATTTCATCAATGGGGTGAATCAACTACTGTCTGATGGACTAACTCGCGAGCTTCCGATAATAAGCTTTGATTTTGCACACGGTATATGGATAGTTGGAAAAATTGACGAAATTCGGATGCCAAAGTTAAAAAATGATCATAATCCAGTGCTAGTTGAAACAAAGACTCGTTACCGCGACACAGTTCCTGCAGAACCACAAAAAAGAAATGGAATGATTCAGTTGATGTGTTACAAGTATTTATGGGACAATTTAGTTGCTCATGCTAATCATGATTTTCCTTCTAAACAGTTGTTTGATTATTTCGAGTTAAATCCTCGACGAACTTTATGTAAAGATCTTCAAAAAGCATGTGTTGATTCTGGAATCTCAGCATTGACACTTGATGATGTGGTGGTGTGTTATCAAAATATGTGTAAGATGTTGCCACCTTCTAATGATCAGCTAGTGTTGAGATATGAATCTCAGAGGGATCAGTCACTattggaagaagaaaaatttGTGTATGATGATGGTTGGATAAAGGATGAGATTAGCGTTTGTCTTGAGTTTTGGCTTGGATGGAGAGAAGCTAGTTGTGTTGACGAGGAAGAGGAATGGAAATGTAGGTTCTGTGATTTTGTTTCTGAGTGTCCTGCATACACTGATGATGATTCTGAGAGCACAGAAACTCATTCAGAGGATGACTCAAGTGAGTGA